In the Marinitoga hydrogenitolerans DSM 16785 genome, ATATTATGAAGAATATAATAAACAAGAAAAGGAGTTTATGAATAATTTCGAAAAAATATGGGGAGAAACGTTTGAATATGATTCACATAAATGGTATGACTTTTCAGATGATTTAAAATCATTTTCAGTTGTTACTTTTGATAGAAACGAAGAAAACAAAAATGGATATATGGAAGTTAAAATTATCGTTGATAAAAAAGTGCCGAAAGAAAAAGTGAAAGAAAAAATAAAAGAGCAAATAAAAAGAACTGTTAATAAAAAAGATGTATACACGAAAAAACCCATACTGGATAATTTAATAAAAGTGAAAGATATTGAGAATCCTAAAATTCAAAAAGAAAAGGAGATAAAAGATAAAATAATATATAAAACAAAGATACCTATAATAAAAAATCCCTTTTTAGAAAGAGCAAAACAATATATTCCTTTAATAAATAATGTTAAAAGTAAATATGGTATTCCAAGACCATTTATATTATCCATAATACAAAAAGAATCTTCTTTTTTACCAAATTCAAGATCCAGAAGTGGCGCTTTAGGATTGATGCAGTTAATCCCGAGGTATGGAGCAACAGAAGCATATATATATTTATTTAAAAGAAAACCAAACCCCAGAGCTTTGATAAATGAATTATACAACCCGGAAAAGAATATATTATACGGGACAACATATATATATTTATTACATACGAAATATTTCAAATTCGAAAAAGAATATTCAAAACGAAAGTATATGGTTATAGCAGGATATAATATGG is a window encoding:
- a CDS encoding transglycosylase SLT domain-containing protein, whose translation is MKKIYLFIYVLMVILIFSEEDPFKMPEINMDIDLNNNLFSDEFNKYVNEINEEWNEHLNYMDEQWKKLYEESQKEWDKYYEEYNKQEKEFMNNFEKIWGETFEYDSHKWYDFSDDLKSFSVVTFDRNEENKNGYMEVKIIVDKKVPKEKVKEKIKEQIKRTVNKKDVYTKKPILDNLIKVKDIENPKIQKEKEIKDKIIYKTKIPIIKNPFLERAKQYIPLINNVKSKYGIPRPFILSIIQKESSFLPNSRSRSGALGLMQLIPRYGATEAYIYLFKRKPNPRALINELYNPEKNILYGTTYIYLLHTKYFKFEKEYSKRKYMVIAGYNMGPVAISKRVRGLNLEKMNLSGLYNYLLSNTRKETSDYLKKVLQYEREWNKIYP